The following proteins are co-located in the Elusimicrobiota bacterium genome:
- a CDS encoding RsmE family RNA methyltransferase, translated as MPKMDPFFHSRRKSPRGFDAAPRAPRPPMGRFDAAGDPPLEFPTLQLGTPFAFDAALARRLARREVNEKEAFTVRDASGIFFRASLKELRADGGTAVAYERLIVSPEPSVEITLACAVLARQRMIFVAQKATELGVSRIVPLLTEHSVPAQGLEHEKAHAWPGQILRAAKQCRRSSLPELKAPMTLDAFLASPMSAEAELRLCLDNVGGTSPAPAAAPRRILLLVGPEGGFSDAERKKLEGKTLSWLLGGRVLRAETAVLVGLSAVQLSWGDFRRT; from the coding sequence ATGCCTAAAATGGACCCGTTCTTCCACTCCCGCAGGAAGTCCCCGCGCGGCTTCGACGCCGCGCCGCGTGCGCCGCGGCCCCCGATGGGCCGCTTCGACGCGGCGGGGGACCCGCCCCTCGAGTTCCCGACGCTCCAGCTCGGGACGCCGTTCGCCTTCGACGCGGCTCTGGCCCGGCGGCTGGCCCGGCGCGAGGTCAACGAGAAGGAGGCCTTCACCGTGCGCGACGCCTCGGGGATCTTCTTCCGCGCGAGTCTCAAGGAGCTGCGGGCGGACGGCGGCACGGCGGTCGCCTACGAGCGCCTCATCGTCTCGCCCGAGCCGAGCGTCGAGATCACGCTGGCCTGCGCCGTGCTCGCGCGCCAGAGGATGATCTTCGTCGCGCAGAAGGCCACGGAGCTGGGGGTGAGCCGGATCGTGCCTCTGCTCACCGAGCACTCGGTCCCGGCGCAGGGGCTTGAGCACGAGAAGGCGCACGCCTGGCCGGGGCAGATCCTCCGCGCGGCGAAGCAGTGCCGCCGGAGCTCGCTGCCGGAGCTCAAGGCGCCGATGACGCTCGACGCGTTCCTCGCCTCTCCCATGTCCGCCGAGGCGGAACTGCGCCTGTGCCTCGACAACGTCGGGGGAACGTCGCCCGCGCCGGCCGCGGCGCCGCGCCGGATCCTGCTCCTGGTGGGACCGGAGGGCGGCTTTTCCGACGCCGAGAGGAAGAAGCTCGAAGGGAAGACGCTCTCCTGGCTCCTGGGCGGCCGCGTCCTGCGCGCGGAGACCGCCGTGCTGGTGGGCCTCTCCGCCGTGCAGCTCTCCTGGGGAGATTTTCGAAGGACCTGA
- a CDS encoding S1 RNA-binding domain-containing protein, translated as MMERDETGSEEDFSKLLGDSLKDGEKTYDAGDRVRAEILTLGGEDAIVALGPGKEGVVASGELAGRKTGESVDLFVTSVRPHEIRLSVHPTDKNIAQDLREAFETRRPVEGRVAEVCKGGVRVSVRGKSAFCPISQLDLKRVETGAEFVGQTLAFRITEWAEGGRSVVLSRRKLLEEEQVRAVADFFERNPEGSVVTGTVTRLEKFGAFIELLPGVEGLAHVSELAWSRVESPSDLLGVGQSVSAKLLKRETVEGRLKISLSLKQATQKPAAGSAAADPWAKYAAGQVHEGKVTRKEPYGLFVQLEPGVVGLLHQSRTVDDPEFQLERRKVGDALTVEVVEVKLEERRISLGLPRDPDAEEWLRRPQEGETLSNSLAEQFKAALAKSSRGAERRARPGRDARPGPSLAPGL; from the coding sequence ATGATGGAGCGCGACGAGACCGGATCGGAAGAAGACTTCTCCAAGCTGCTCGGCGACTCGCTCAAGGACGGCGAGAAGACCTACGACGCGGGCGACCGCGTGCGCGCGGAGATCCTCACGCTCGGCGGCGAGGACGCCATCGTCGCGCTCGGCCCGGGCAAAGAGGGCGTCGTGGCCTCCGGCGAGCTGGCCGGCCGCAAGACCGGCGAGAGCGTGGACCTGTTCGTGACCTCGGTCCGGCCCCATGAGATCCGCCTGTCGGTCCATCCGACGGACAAGAACATCGCCCAGGACCTCCGGGAGGCGTTCGAGACCCGACGTCCCGTCGAGGGCCGCGTCGCCGAGGTCTGCAAGGGCGGCGTGCGCGTGAGCGTCCGCGGTAAGAGCGCGTTCTGCCCCATCAGCCAGCTCGACCTCAAGCGCGTCGAGACGGGAGCGGAGTTCGTGGGCCAGACGCTCGCCTTCCGCATCACGGAGTGGGCCGAGGGGGGGCGCAGCGTCGTGCTCTCGCGCCGCAAGCTCCTCGAGGAGGAACAGGTCCGCGCCGTCGCCGACTTCTTCGAGCGCAACCCCGAAGGGTCGGTCGTGACGGGGACCGTCACGCGCCTCGAGAAGTTCGGCGCGTTCATCGAGCTGCTGCCCGGCGTCGAGGGGCTCGCCCACGTCTCGGAACTCGCCTGGTCGCGCGTCGAATCGCCCTCCGACCTGCTGGGCGTCGGCCAGAGCGTCTCCGCCAAGCTCCTCAAGCGCGAAACGGTCGAAGGCCGCCTCAAGATCTCGCTGTCGCTCAAGCAGGCGACGCAGAAGCCCGCGGCCGGCTCGGCCGCCGCCGATCCGTGGGCGAAGTACGCCGCGGGCCAGGTCCACGAGGGCAAGGTCACGCGCAAGGAGCCCTACGGCCTGTTCGTGCAGCTCGAGCCCGGCGTCGTCGGCCTCCTCCACCAGTCGAGGACCGTCGACGACCCCGAGTTCCAGCTGGAACGCCGGAAGGTCGGCGACGCGCTCACGGTGGAGGTCGTCGAGGTCAAACTCGAGGAGCGCCGCATCTCCCTGGGGTTGCCGCGCGACCCGGACGCCGAGGAGTGGCTGCGGCGCCCGCAGGAGGGCGAGACCTTGTCCAACTCCCTGGCCGAGCAGTTCAAGGCCGCGCTCGCCAAGAGCAGCCGCGGAGCTGAGCGCCGCGCGCGGCCGGGCCGGGACGCTCGTCCCGGCCCTTCTCTTGCTCCCGGACTTTGA
- the rsmH gene encoding 16S rRNA (cytosine(1402)-N(4))-methyltransferase RsmH, whose product MIPVCAAVLLRSGKVLLARRGPGRRHAGRWEFPGGRIEEGESSAAALARELREELGIAAEVGAELARTRHVYDFGEIELIAHLVSRFTGELTLTDHDQFAWVEARKLLEYDLVPADIPIAKVVAAHRRRGRYKGTHPRSFQEKYKELGADPEEMAKAAARGSTPAGAHLPIMLEETAGALEPLSGATVLDCTLGWGGHARELARRAGPEGSVIALDRDGEELARTEERLRRDGVALVARQSDYADAKRVLEGLGTPVVDALLADLGVSSMQLDRPERGMSFKTDGPLDMRMDRSRGKTASQWLACASESEIADALVRYADEPDARAIASALAALAAEGRTPKTTWELVSAVGVAKGLGPGPFRKKDAFSVHPAARAFQALRIAVNSERDSLARLLRDLPSLLRPGGRAAFLTFHSGEEALVEASLREGAAAGLWRAPLEAPRKPSPEEVRRNPRSRSARLWRAVRQ is encoded by the coding sequence ATGATCCCCGTCTGCGCCGCGGTCCTCCTGCGCTCCGGCAAGGTCCTGCTCGCCCGCCGCGGGCCGGGGCGCCGGCACGCGGGTCGGTGGGAGTTCCCCGGCGGCCGCATCGAGGAGGGGGAGAGCTCCGCCGCCGCGCTCGCGCGCGAGCTGCGCGAGGAGCTCGGCATCGCCGCCGAGGTCGGCGCCGAGCTCGCCCGGACCCGCCACGTCTACGATTTCGGCGAGATCGAGCTCATCGCCCATCTCGTCTCCAGGTTCACCGGGGAGCTCACGCTCACCGACCACGACCAGTTCGCCTGGGTCGAGGCGCGGAAGCTCCTCGAGTACGACCTGGTCCCCGCCGATATCCCCATCGCGAAGGTCGTCGCGGCGCATCGCCGGCGCGGCCGCTACAAGGGCACGCACCCGCGGAGCTTCCAGGAGAAGTACAAGGAGCTCGGCGCCGACCCTGAGGAGATGGCCAAGGCGGCCGCGCGGGGCTCGACGCCGGCGGGCGCGCACCTGCCCATCATGCTCGAGGAGACGGCCGGGGCGCTCGAACCCCTGTCCGGAGCGACGGTCCTCGACTGCACGCTCGGCTGGGGAGGGCACGCACGCGAGCTCGCGCGTCGCGCGGGGCCCGAGGGCTCCGTGATCGCCCTCGACCGCGACGGCGAGGAGCTCGCGCGCACCGAGGAGCGCCTGCGCCGCGACGGGGTCGCTCTCGTCGCACGGCAGAGCGATTACGCCGACGCGAAGAGGGTCCTGGAAGGCCTCGGGACCCCGGTCGTGGACGCCCTGCTCGCGGACCTCGGGGTCTCCTCGATGCAGCTCGACCGGCCGGAGCGCGGGATGTCCTTCAAGACGGACGGCCCGCTGGACATGCGCATGGACCGCTCGCGCGGCAAGACCGCCTCCCAGTGGCTCGCGTGCGCTTCGGAATCCGAGATCGCCGACGCGCTCGTCCGCTATGCCGACGAACCGGACGCCCGGGCGATCGCGTCCGCGCTGGCCGCGCTGGCCGCCGAAGGGCGCACGCCGAAGACGACCTGGGAGCTCGTCTCCGCCGTCGGGGTCGCGAAGGGTCTGGGCCCGGGTCCCTTCCGCAAGAAGGACGCCTTCTCCGTCCACCCCGCCGCTCGGGCCTTCCAGGCCCTGCGGATCGCCGTCAACTCCGAGCGCGACTCGCTCGCGCGCCTGCTGCGCGACCTGCCGTCCCTGCTGCGCCCCGGCGGCCGCGCCGCGTTCCTGACCTTCCACTCCGGCGAGGAGGCGCTCGTCGAGGCCTCCCTGCGCGAGGGAGCGGCCGCGGGGCTCTGGCGCGCGCCGCTGGAAGCCCCGCGCAAACCCTCGCCCGAAGAAGTCCGCCGCAATCCCCGTTCGCGCTCGGCGCGGCTCTGGCGAGCCGTCCGACAATGA
- a CDS encoding metal ABC transporter substrate-binding protein yields the protein MRKTLLSSCVVLLLPCSSWAVLRVVTTTQDLAALARAVGGDRTEVSAIAGGDEDPHFVQAKPSYILKLKRADLFIQVGLELELGWAPTLLNSARNAKILPGSAGFMEASAGCDILDLPGGQVTRAEGDVHPFGNPHYWLSPENGGVIARNIAAKLRALDPEHAAAYDGNLAAFLSRLDAARKRWSAEAARLKGVEVVTYHRSWPNFAKSFGLEIVDYVEPKPGIPPSPKHTIELIRKIRSRKIRLIIMEPYFDLSAPRHIAKESGAAVLVLPPSVGGAKGIEDYIGLFDYDLARLSEALK from the coding sequence ATGAGAAAGACACTCCTTTCCTCCTGCGTCGTGCTGCTCCTGCCCTGCTCCTCGTGGGCGGTACTCCGGGTCGTCACGACCACGCAGGACCTGGCGGCGCTCGCCCGGGCGGTGGGCGGAGACCGGACGGAGGTCTCGGCCATCGCGGGGGGCGACGAGGACCCGCACTTCGTCCAGGCCAAACCCAGCTACATCCTGAAGCTCAAGCGCGCCGACCTCTTCATCCAGGTGGGGCTCGAACTCGAGCTCGGCTGGGCGCCGACCCTGCTCAACTCCGCGCGCAACGCGAAGATCCTTCCCGGGAGCGCGGGCTTCATGGAGGCCTCGGCCGGCTGCGACATCCTGGATCTGCCCGGCGGGCAGGTCACCCGCGCCGAGGGCGACGTCCATCCCTTCGGCAATCCCCACTATTGGCTCTCCCCCGAAAACGGCGGGGTCATCGCCCGGAACATCGCCGCGAAGCTCAGGGCCCTCGATCCGGAGCATGCCGCGGCCTATGACGGGAACCTCGCGGCCTTTCTGTCCCGGCTCGACGCGGCGCGCAAGCGATGGTCGGCCGAGGCCGCCCGCCTCAAGGGCGTCGAGGTCGTCACCTATCACCGCTCCTGGCCCAACTTCGCGAAGAGCTTCGGCCTCGAAATCGTGGATTACGTGGAGCCCAAGCCGGGCATCCCTCCTTCGCCGAAGCATACGATCGAGCTTATCCGGAAGATCCGGAGCCGGAAGATCCGCCTCATCATCATGGAACCTTACTTCGACCTCTCCGCTCCCCGTCACATCGCGAAGGAGTCCGGAGCCGCGGTCCTCGTCCTGCCGCCTTCGGTCGGCGGCGCGAAGGGGATCGAGGACTACATCGGCCTCTTCGACTATGACCTGGCGCGGCTCTCCGAGGCGCTGAAATGA
- the rho gene encoding transcription termination factor Rho, which translates to MKDKDPKETDPMETTPAPAQKTTSGSSAPADNTKQLDVSALSKRTIADLLKLGEEMKLEGISGLRKQELIVKLLEGQAKRNGTIYDEGVLEVLPDGFGFLRSPDYNYLPGPDDIYVSPSQIKKFGLRKGDTVAGYVRGPKDGERFFALLQVSSINGVPGQDLQSRMVFDNLTPLHPNKRFNLETTKSELTTRLLDLICPIGKGQRALIVSPPKAGKTIMLQKIANAVAINHPECVLIVLLIDERPEEVTDMRRSVKGEVVASTFDEPADRHVQVAEMVIEKARRQVEMGKDVVILLDSITRLARAFNTVTPSSGRVLSGGLEATSLQRPKRFLGAARSIEEGGSLTIIATSLIDTGSRMDEVIFEEFKGTGNSEVVLDRKLADRRVFPSIDMNRSGTRKEELLLSEDELNKVWILRKILAPLNSVEAMELLHDKLLTTKSNKDFLKSMELSSM; encoded by the coding sequence ATGAAAGACAAAGACCCGAAGGAGACCGACCCCATGGAGACGACCCCCGCCCCCGCCCAGAAGACCACGAGCGGCTCGTCCGCGCCAGCGGACAACACGAAGCAGCTCGACGTCTCGGCGCTCAGCAAGCGCACCATCGCCGACCTGCTCAAGCTCGGCGAGGAGATGAAGCTCGAAGGCATCTCGGGCCTGCGCAAGCAGGAGCTCATCGTGAAGCTCCTCGAAGGCCAGGCCAAGCGCAACGGCACCATCTACGACGAAGGGGTGCTCGAGGTCCTGCCCGACGGCTTCGGCTTCCTGCGCTCGCCCGACTACAACTACCTCCCGGGTCCCGACGACATCTACGTCTCCCCCTCGCAGATCAAGAAGTTCGGCCTGCGCAAGGGCGACACGGTGGCCGGCTACGTGCGCGGCCCCAAGGACGGGGAGCGCTTCTTCGCGCTGCTGCAGGTCTCCAGCATCAACGGCGTGCCGGGCCAGGACCTCCAGTCCCGGATGGTCTTCGACAACCTGACGCCGCTGCACCCGAACAAGCGCTTCAACCTCGAGACGACCAAGAGCGAGCTCACCACGCGCCTGCTCGACCTCATCTGCCCCATCGGCAAGGGGCAGCGCGCGCTCATCGTCTCTCCGCCGAAGGCCGGCAAGACCATCATGCTGCAGAAGATCGCCAACGCGGTCGCGATCAACCACCCCGAGTGCGTCCTCATCGTCCTGCTCATCGACGAGCGCCCCGAGGAGGTCACCGACATGCGGCGCTCGGTCAAGGGCGAGGTCGTGGCCTCGACCTTCGACGAACCCGCCGACCGGCACGTGCAGGTCGCCGAGATGGTCATCGAGAAGGCCCGCCGCCAGGTCGAGATGGGCAAGGACGTCGTCATCCTGCTCGACTCGATCACGCGCTTGGCGCGCGCCTTCAACACGGTGACCCCGTCCTCCGGCCGCGTCCTCTCGGGCGGCCTCGAGGCGACCTCGCTGCAGCGCCCCAAACGCTTCCTGGGCGCCGCGCGCAGCATCGAGGAGGGCGGCTCGCTGACCATCATCGCCACCTCGCTCATCGACACCGGCTCGCGCATGGACGAGGTCATCTTCGAGGAGTTCAAGGGCACCGGCAACTCGGAAGTGGTCCTCGACCGCAAGCTCGCCGACCGCCGCGTGTTCCCCTCGATCGACATGAACCGCTCCGGCACCCGCAAGGAGGAGCTGCTGCTCTCCGAGGACGAGCTCAACAAGGTCTGGATCCTGCGCAAGATCCTGGCCCCGCTGAACTCGGTGGAGGCGATGGAGCTCCTGCACGACAAGCTCCTGACCACGAAGTCCAACAAGGACTTCCTGAAGTCGATGGAATTGTCGAGCATGTAA
- a CDS encoding metal ABC transporter permease, translated as MREVLELLAAPVAASLVLTGILTYFGLHVVERGVIFVDLAIAQVAALGATFAVFFGLSLHGGAAYACSLGLSFGAAILFSSVRGEKFRIPQEAIIGITYAVCAAASIVVMSQSPEGGEHLKDMLVGNILTVGWGTVGKTAALYLAIGILHWAFRRPLLEISQDSAAAARAGRRIWAWDLFFYGTFGLVVTSGVAIAGVLLVFSYLIVPSVTAMLFTRRLGPRLAIGWAMGTLVSALGMASSYRLDLPTGATIVVTFGVVLTLTALAYWVWNKLVGREAVA; from the coding sequence ATGAGGGAGGTACTGGAGCTTCTGGCCGCCCCGGTCGCGGCGAGCCTGGTCCTGACCGGCATCCTGACCTACTTCGGCCTTCACGTGGTGGAGCGCGGAGTCATCTTCGTGGACCTCGCCATCGCGCAGGTCGCGGCCCTGGGCGCCACGTTCGCGGTCTTCTTCGGGCTCAGCCTGCATGGGGGGGCCGCCTACGCCTGTTCGCTCGGGCTGTCCTTCGGGGCGGCGATCCTCTTCTCCAGCGTGCGCGGCGAGAAGTTCCGCATCCCGCAGGAGGCCATCATCGGGATCACCTACGCGGTCTGCGCCGCGGCCTCCATCGTCGTGATGAGTCAGTCCCCGGAAGGCGGCGAGCACCTGAAAGACATGCTGGTCGGCAACATCCTGACAGTCGGCTGGGGCACCGTCGGGAAGACCGCCGCTCTTTATCTGGCGATCGGCATCCTGCATTGGGCGTTTCGCAGACCTCTCCTCGAGATATCGCAGGATAGCGCGGCGGCGGCCAGGGCGGGCCGCAGGATATGGGCCTGGGACCTGTTCTTCTACGGCACCTTCGGCCTGGTCGTCACCTCCGGAGTAGCGATCGCGGGGGTCCTCCTGGTCTTCAGCTATCTGATCGTTCCCTCGGTCACCGCGATGCTCTTCACGCGCCGGCTCGGGCCGCGGCTCGCCATCGGCTGGGCCATGGGCACGCTCGTCAGCGCCCTGGGGATGGCGTCCTCCTACCGCCTGGACCTCCCGACGGGCGCGACGATCGTCGTCACCTTCGGCGTGGTCCTGACGCTGACCGCGCTCGCGTACTGGGTCTGGAATAAGCTCGTCGGACGGGAAGCGGTCGCGTAG
- the polA gene encoding DNA polymerase I, with the protein MRTEGRIYLVDAHAYLHRAYHAMPPLKNAAGEPVGALFGFAKTLLGLIRREKPDYFAVCFDAPGPTFRHKKFEQYKATRKPTEPDLKSQLKLSRELTAAMGLPCAELSGWEADDIIATLSRRAVAAGLEVVVVSGDKDALQLVGGPVKVLNEAKGVVYDPGRVSEKFGVPPERIVDYLAIVGDSSDNVPGVPGIGPVGAVKLLIRFGSLDAVIEAAKKGDPAIPAKAAASLRENEEKVRFGRELVTLDADAPVPLEVSSCRLDFRPRPELSGLLERFEFHSLRRELGVGAAVPAVPAKGAEPAPSALKIVPAKELLKAAAKAEVFGLEAAAAEGDLLDAGGCTLALALPDGRAAHFGTAELRTHRAALAELLSGAALKCAYDLKDAGRLLSSAGLELSGPVFDCRLAAWCLDPGRERLDLHALLGSRPGPQLEEKPSPEARAAALPALAAALRADLEAGGLLKVYEGLELPLIAILADMERAGIALDVEYLQGLREEFAEVLSGLQKETDALAGCETNLNSPKQIGELLYGKLGLKPFKKTKGGAASTDEESLQALAAEHPVPAKILAYREVAKLQSTYVEGLLSKVSPSTRRVHTHFEQTGTATGRLSSQDPNLQNIPVRTPLGQKIRRAFVAGKGRVLLSADYSQIELRVLAHLSGDPALRAAFSGGEDVHRRTAAEVFGVKEAEVTREMRRRAKAVNFGIIYGQTPHGLSRELGIPMAEAKDVIERYFARYKGVKTWIEKTLEEARREESVRTLFGRVRRLPQINERNFNVRSFTERAAVNTPIQGTAADLIKAAMIAVHAGLAKQAGGKARLLLQVHDELLFELPEGALEPFARWVKGEMEGAVRLEIPVLVDLKAGADWRDMEKRS; encoded by the coding sequence ATGAGAACCGAAGGCCGCATCTACCTCGTGGACGCCCACGCCTACCTGCACCGGGCCTACCACGCCATGCCCCCGCTCAAGAACGCGGCGGGCGAGCCCGTCGGCGCCCTCTTCGGCTTCGCGAAGACCCTGCTCGGACTCATCCGGCGGGAGAAGCCCGACTACTTCGCGGTCTGCTTCGACGCCCCCGGCCCGACCTTCCGGCATAAGAAGTTCGAGCAGTACAAGGCCACGCGCAAGCCGACCGAGCCCGACCTCAAGAGCCAGCTCAAGCTCTCGCGCGAGCTCACGGCCGCCATGGGCCTGCCCTGCGCCGAGCTCTCCGGCTGGGAGGCCGACGACATCATCGCCACGCTCTCGCGCCGCGCCGTCGCCGCCGGCCTCGAGGTCGTCGTCGTGAGCGGCGACAAGGACGCGCTCCAGCTCGTGGGCGGCCCGGTGAAGGTGCTCAACGAGGCCAAGGGCGTCGTCTACGACCCCGGACGGGTCTCCGAGAAGTTCGGAGTGCCGCCGGAGCGGATCGTCGACTATCTGGCCATCGTGGGGGACTCCTCCGACAACGTCCCCGGCGTGCCCGGCATCGGTCCCGTGGGCGCGGTGAAGCTCTTGATCCGCTTCGGCTCGCTCGACGCGGTCATCGAGGCGGCGAAGAAGGGCGATCCCGCCATCCCGGCGAAGGCCGCGGCGTCCCTGCGCGAGAACGAGGAGAAGGTCCGCTTCGGCCGCGAGCTCGTCACGCTCGACGCCGACGCGCCGGTCCCTCTCGAGGTTTCCTCCTGCCGTCTCGACTTTCGCCCGCGTCCCGAGCTCTCCGGCCTGCTCGAGCGCTTCGAGTTCCACAGCCTGCGCCGTGAGCTGGGCGTCGGCGCCGCGGTCCCCGCGGTCCCGGCGAAGGGCGCGGAGCCCGCGCCCTCCGCGCTGAAGATCGTCCCGGCGAAGGAGCTTCTGAAGGCCGCCGCGAAGGCCGAGGTCTTCGGCCTCGAGGCCGCGGCCGCGGAAGGCGACCTGCTCGACGCGGGGGGCTGCACGCTCGCCCTCGCCCTGCCCGACGGACGCGCCGCGCACTTCGGGACCGCCGAACTCCGGACCCACCGCGCCGCGCTCGCGGAGCTGCTCTCCGGAGCGGCCCTCAAGTGCGCCTACGACCTCAAGGACGCCGGGCGCCTGCTTTCCTCGGCCGGTCTCGAGCTTTCCGGCCCCGTCTTCGACTGCCGCCTCGCCGCCTGGTGCCTCGACCCCGGGCGCGAGCGCCTCGACCTCCACGCCCTGCTCGGCTCCCGCCCCGGGCCTCAGCTCGAGGAGAAGCCCTCTCCGGAAGCCCGCGCCGCCGCGCTTCCCGCGCTCGCCGCCGCGCTCCGCGCCGACCTCGAGGCGGGGGGGCTGCTCAAGGTCTACGAGGGACTCGAGCTTCCGCTCATCGCCATCCTCGCGGACATGGAGCGCGCCGGCATCGCCCTCGACGTCGAGTACCTCCAGGGCCTGCGCGAGGAGTTCGCGGAGGTCCTTTCCGGTCTGCAGAAGGAGACCGACGCGCTCGCGGGCTGCGAGACCAACCTCAACTCCCCGAAGCAGATCGGGGAGCTGCTCTACGGGAAGCTCGGCCTCAAGCCCTTCAAGAAGACCAAGGGCGGCGCCGCCTCCACCGACGAGGAGTCCCTGCAGGCGCTGGCCGCCGAGCACCCCGTACCGGCGAAGATCCTCGCCTACCGCGAGGTCGCGAAGCTCCAGTCCACCTACGTCGAGGGCCTGCTCTCCAAGGTCAGTCCCTCCACGCGCCGGGTGCACACCCACTTCGAACAGACCGGCACCGCGACGGGGAGGCTCTCGAGTCAGGACCCCAACCTCCAGAACATCCCCGTGCGAACGCCGCTGGGTCAGAAGATCCGGCGCGCCTTCGTCGCCGGGAAGGGCCGGGTCCTGCTCTCGGCCGACTACTCGCAGATCGAGCTGCGCGTGCTCGCCCATCTCTCCGGCGACCCCGCGCTGCGCGCGGCTTTCTCCGGGGGGGAGGACGTCCACCGGCGCACCGCCGCCGAGGTCTTCGGCGTGAAGGAAGCCGAGGTCACCCGGGAGATGCGCCGCCGCGCCAAGGCCGTCAACTTCGGCATCATCTACGGCCAGACGCCGCACGGCCTCTCGCGGGAACTCGGCATCCCGATGGCCGAAGCCAAGGACGTCATCGAGCGCTACTTCGCCCGCTACAAGGGCGTGAAGACCTGGATCGAGAAGACGCTCGAGGAGGCGCGCCGCGAGGAGTCCGTGCGCACCCTCTTCGGCCGCGTCCGACGCCTGCCCCAGATCAACGAACGCAACTTCAACGTGCGCAGCTTTACGGAACGCGCCGCCGTGAACACCCCCATCCAGGGCACCGCCGCCGACCTCATCAAGGCCGCGATGATCGCCGTCCACGCGGGCCTCGCGAAGCAGGCGGGCGGGAAGGCGCGGCTGCTCCTGCAGGTGCACGACGAGCTGCTCTTCGAGCTGCCCGAAGGCGCGCTCGAGCCCTTCGCCCGCTGGGTGAAGGGGGAGATGGAGGGGGCCGTGCGGCTCGAGATCCCCGTGCTCGTGGACCTCAAGGCCGGCGCGGACTGGCGGGACATGGAGAAGCGCTCATGA
- the coaE gene encoding dephospho-CoA kinase (Dephospho-CoA kinase (CoaE) performs the final step in coenzyme A biosynthesis.), whose protein sequence is MKARRSLSVGLTGGIAAGKSAALSAFACRGAWTLSLDALAHELSRKGGPLHRSILRAFGRGVLAGDGTLDRALLARRVFADRRLLARLERSTHPLLLAEMRRRLARCRAEVAVVDVPLLFEKGLGKDFDLTVLVAAPERVRLARAVGRGMTRADALRRLRSQWPQARREKLSDVVLENAGSLTSLRSAVAECHEAFRLMARSR, encoded by the coding sequence GTGAAGGCCCGCCGCTCCCTGAGCGTCGGACTCACCGGCGGCATCGCCGCGGGCAAGAGCGCGGCCCTCTCGGCCTTCGCGTGCCGCGGCGCCTGGACCCTCTCGCTCGACGCGCTCGCGCACGAGCTCTCGCGCAAGGGCGGCCCCCTTCATCGGAGCATCCTGCGCGCCTTCGGGCGCGGCGTCCTCGCCGGGGACGGGACGCTCGACCGGGCGCTCCTCGCGCGGCGCGTCTTCGCCGACCGCCGTCTCCTCGCCCGGCTGGAACGCTCGACGCACCCGCTCCTGCTCGCCGAGATGCGCCGGCGACTCGCGCGCTGCCGCGCCGAGGTGGCCGTCGTGGACGTTCCCCTGCTCTTCGAGAAGGGTTTGGGGAAGGATTTCGACCTGACCGTGCTCGTCGCCGCGCCGGAGCGCGTGCGGCTCGCGCGCGCCGTCGGCCGCGGCATGACGCGCGCCGACGCGCTGCGACGCCTGCGCAGCCAGTGGCCGCAGGCGCGCCGGGAGAAGCTCTCGGACGTCGTGCTGGAGAACGCCGGAAGCCTCACGTCGCTGAGGAGCGCCGTTGCGGAGTGCCACGAGGCCTTCCGCCTGATGGCGCGATCCCGATGA
- a CDS encoding rhomboid family intramembrane serine protease: MSRSLEHAPLDFGRMSSTLKALIVANLVIYGLGLLVGGDFTRLFGLVPAKVVEGRWVWQPFTYLFLHGGFVHLLFNLLALWMFGISVEAAWGPREFLRYYFICGVGAGLVNIAVAPHSLVPIIGASGAIYGLLVAFAMLYPEAVVYLYGFFPVKAKHMAILFGLVEFFAGAADFTPGVARLAHLAGMVIGFVYIRWWWIMKIRAKALVGDLMPRGPVPVERAARPAPRKPRRAPLMVRTQEEEMAEVDRILDKILEHGESALTDDERATLRRHKPGGDA, encoded by the coding sequence ATGAGCAGGAGTCTCGAGCACGCGCCCCTGGACTTCGGCCGGATGTCCTCGACGCTCAAGGCGCTCATCGTCGCGAATCTGGTCATCTACGGCCTGGGCCTCCTCGTGGGCGGGGATTTCACCCGCCTTTTCGGGCTGGTGCCCGCGAAGGTCGTCGAAGGGCGCTGGGTCTGGCAGCCCTTCACCTACCTCTTCCTGCACGGCGGCTTCGTCCACCTCCTCTTCAACCTGCTCGCGCTCTGGATGTTCGGCATCTCGGTGGAGGCGGCCTGGGGGCCTCGCGAGTTCCTGCGCTACTACTTCATCTGCGGCGTCGGCGCCGGGCTCGTGAACATCGCCGTCGCGCCGCACTCGCTGGTGCCGATCATCGGGGCCTCCGGGGCGATCTACGGCCTGCTCGTGGCCTTCGCCATGCTCTACCCGGAGGCGGTGGTCTACCTCTACGGCTTCTTCCCGGTGAAGGCCAAGCACATGGCGATCCTCTTCGGCCTCGTCGAGTTCTTCGCCGGCGCCGCGGACTTCACCCCCGGGGTCGCGCGCCTGGCGCACCTGGCCGGCATGGTCATCGGCTTCGTCTACATCCGCTGGTGGTGGATCATGAAGATCCGCGCCAAGGCGCTGGTGGGGGACCTCATGCCCCGGGGCCCCGTGCCCGTCGAGCGCGCCGCCCGGCCGGCGCCGCGCAAGCCGCGGCGGGCGCCGCTCATGGTCCGCACGCAGGAAGAGGAGATGGCCGAGGTCGACCGCATCCTCGACAAGATCCTCGAGCACGGCGAGTCCGCGCTCACCGACGACGAGCGCGCGACCCTGCGCCGCCATAAGCCGGGAGGGGACGCGTGA